The window AAAACGTTGCTATTGCGAGGGACACTGTCCCGACAATCAGTATAACGGTACTTGCGAAATTCGAACTGGTGGAGTATGTTTTACATCAGTCGAAGCCGTTTACGATGACAGTCAGGATAAAGACGTCCCCCTATACACCTACGGGTGTCTTCCCGACGACGAACGGGGGCTGATGCAGGTCAGTTTTACAGCCTTAACCCCACCACCCCTCCCcaaataataaactgaaattttttattccgcggaaatgcatttttttttctttgaaattttcagtGTAAAGGTCATTTGGTGCCGCACGAGCAAAGCAAATCGATCCAGTGTTGCAACGACAAGGATCTTTGTAATCTTTCATTAAGACCAACTTATCCGGAAAGACCGACCACCGAAACCCCTGGATTCGGTCCTGCTGACAGTTTACCCTTTACAGTTCTACTCACAACTGTCACTTTTTGTCTAACTCTAGTCCTACTCGTTGTTGCCATTGTGTTCATAAAGAATAGGAGGAAGGAGATGCAGAGGAAGTTCGGGTTGTACGGAAAAGGATATTCCGATGAAAAATATCCACAAATGGAGGTACGTATTTcgttatatataattatatatcatttttctcggtgtaataatcaaattgaaaaaaaaatggttaataaGAAAGGTTTAGAGGGAAttgtttgaacaaatttgaaataaaattaactttaacaccctgtatatgggTAAATAGTGAGAGTGGGGATAAGTTTTTACTGTTTATTTGTGAAAAGGTGTTTTTTTTATACCAGGAAATTATTTGTAGGAATCTACGatcaaaattgaatcaaaaatagttttttttttttttcaaaaaaaaaacaatgccCCCACAGGATAAAATTGATGAGCTACCAGGTTcatgttttgtaaatatattctaaaatgatgtatttatactaaaaaaaattaagagtgtactgaatttattcatttctgaGGTACAGGGCGTTTAATAATGTTGTGTACCAAAAAATCAagagaaaaatttagttttaattcaaCCCCGTGTATATCGAGACATAATGAGAGCTGTACTTTAAAAATTTGTCTATTTGTGAAGCAATGTTTCATTAAGCCTAGAAAATAGTTGTAAGGATCTAGGACAAATATTATATCTCCTAAAAAAGCTAAATTGGAAAATCCtgtcattacaaaaaaatttttttaaaataaaacgaaGCAGCTTTCAGCCTCAATATTTTCAAGGAGTTTTCCACAAGgatgtatttataataaaaacaaatcaacaGCGCGTAAAACAAAGTTATTTATCTTAGAAGTTTGGTAtcaaaaaatctcatttttgaaattatatctttgaaaaaaaaagagtgTTGAGATTTTAAACCTCAGCTGCAATTGGAATTTTGTTTGTTCAAACCTTTTAACAACTAAATATTCCTCCCCCTAGGTACACGGTCCCTTGGTGAGTTTAATCGAACAATCCAGCGGTTCAGGTTCTGGCCTCCCCATATTAGTACAAAGAACCATTTCCAAACAAATCCAAATGGTCCATTCGGTAGGTAAAGGTCGATATGGAGAAGTCTGGTTAGCAAAATGGAGAGGAACCAAAGTGGCCGTCAAAGTGTTCTTCACCACAGAAGAACAAAGTTGGTTCAGGGAAACCGAAATCTACCAAACTGTACTGATGAGACACGAAAATCTACTCGGATTCATAGCGGCGGATATAAAAGGTGAATCCACTCGACACTACaacgaatttatttaattatcaatCGTTTTTTATACACAGGAACGGGTAGTTGGACTCAAATGCTACTGATAACGGATTACCACGAATTCGGGAGCCTGTACGATTATTTACAAGACCATTGTTTGGATCCCACCAGTCTTCTATTAATGGCGCAGAGTATAGCTTCCGGTCTATCCCATCTCCACATCGAGATATTCGGCACGAAGGGCAAACCCGCGATAGCTCATCGGGATATTAAGAGCAAAAACATCCTGGTGAAGAGGAACGGCGAATGTTGCATAGCAGATTTCGGATTGGCCGTCAAATATCTGTCGGACACTAAAGTGAgtgatcaaaaaattatattcgaCCCACCCTGTACGATTATTTTTCAGGAAATCGACGTTCCCCCCAACGTCAGATCGGGAACTAGGAGATACATGGCGCCGGAGCTGCTGGATAAATCGATGAACGTTCATAATTTCGAAGCGCACAAAATGGCCGATATGTACGCTTTCGCTTTGGTCATGTGGGAGATGAGCAGGAGATGTGTCACCGGGGATAAACTAAAAGTAACTATCAtcatcattataaaaaaaaaaaatttttaagggTATTTTCATATTTGGTATTATCCTTTTCAGGTGGCGGACGAATATGCCGTCCCTTATTACGATTGCGTTCCTTCAGATCCATCTTTCGAAGACATGCAGCAAGTGGTTTGCGCGAAGAAGATCAGACCCCAGATACCTTCGAGATGGGATAGCGAAGAGGTGCTACAGTGTTTGTCGAAAGTGATGCAAGAATGTTGGCATACTAATCCTGATGTACGGTTAACGGCTTTAAGGGTGAAAAAGACTTTATCCAAATTGGATACCGATACGACAATTAAAATTGTGTAGTTTTTATTGGGGTTGTTAGTAATTGAGTGTTAGCGTTATTCCGATGGATTTGGGGTGATTCGACGTGAAATTATCGAAGAATTTTGGATATCGAAGGTAcagtacatttgaactacttttcgcaattttcttgtttgaaagctaaattttcaccaaaatcagtaaattattttcctaaatCGTTTATTCGTATAAGTTACAAGTTTGTATTCTacatttcgaaattatttcaaaatatacagggtttttttTGCTATAttgatgttatatttttttattattattttttaaataaaacttttagtttaatacgtcaaaattgaaatttgaaatcttCTTAATAacgatgaaaaaattgtaatatgtTATACTGGGTGTTTATAGAGTTTTAATCAATTGTTGAACGCCCggaataattgaaaaagaagaatttaatGCCGTCAAATCTTTCTATTGAATAtctaaattcatttaaaatttcgataacctcaatttttattaaatcttaTACAGGATGAGGCAAAATACAAAACTACACAACTACATTTTAtagttgtaataaaaaattgaaggaaatttcaaatttgatataaaacaccaatatcaaaataaaaataacttcgaaatggcaaaaaattatgtaagactctgtatataataattttttatatatgttaaacctaatttcacaaaatttgatgattccgtaaattcaattaaaattcaaataaaactgttaataggagtagttcaaatgtaccaacACACCTTGTTATCAGGATACAGTATAACAAACGGCATCTATAACGCCCTAGGGATTAAGGGATTAAAtaatgtttagttttttttggaaaattcgttTTCACTTCATTTTCAGATTGGAGATCTATAATCTCTGTTTAAGGTTGATTCGTGTATCCGCCATTTCATCGAAAGCTTTAAAACCGTACAAACCGGATGCGCGGATCGGTCGTTTTgtaaataactaattattaagttgtaaatattgtttattcGTTAAAATTTAACtattacattatatatatatatatatatatatatatatatatatatatatatatatatatatatatatatattcaccGAGGAGTCCAGTTGACAACCGGTAACtcgaaaatatgcaaaagaATAGTTTCAAATGAACTACCTTACATGTATGTAATGTTCGAATGTGATTATCGATGATAGGGGGTggcaaaaattgtttttttccctatttttttatattcgataTATAGTGTGGtgataaaataacaatgttattggttgaaattttaaagtatttttcttttttggaataatataagacatcttctttttttaggacatttcaaaatacaaattcagattgttttttaaattggatTAAGTAGAGTAATTCAAATGTACCTGcatggatttttttcaataatgctGTGATTTTCGCGTTGGATTGGATAAACAATAGTTCGAATGTTTcgaatatcatatttttcatttttattcgtctaatttttcaaaaataatttattttaatataaataaaatttggtgTAAAATTATGATTCTAAATGAAATCGCAGCAGTCGTACGATATTTCTAATCTAATAGTCGTTCTATCATTTTTGACAACAAAGTAGTTCCAATGTACCTATCaagatttttatcaataacGCTGCCGGAAGTGTTATTTTCTCGTTTAAATAGTTAAAAAGTAGTACAAATGTATCGAATATCGTAAGTTTGGCCCATTCTTCAAAAACAATTCGAAAGTTTgcataaaatgaaataaaggcAGTTGTAGGATACTTTACTCTTCCAATAGTCGTTCTATCGTTTTGACAacaaagtagttcaaatgtcctcattttttcaaataattccatattttgacaccaactaaaataatatactatcaAATTGAATACAGAGTGGTGAAAAAAAAGACACTTCACAATTTTATCAGTTTCTGGAGGGAATTATATATTCCAAATGCCTATTAGGCATAATGACCTATTTTTCATGTACAATGTGTTTTAAGACATattcttgaaagttttattcttatttttggtaatttaatGGTTTCTTTTTGGTGTGAAgaagccatcttattttttcgAGTACAATCGTAGTTCTCCAATCTGAGTAGTTTAAATGGATAAACAGTAGCTCAAACGTATCAAATAACACATTCATCAAATCAATTGATCAACTTTTCGGAAATACTCGAGAAATTTGGTTATTGATTTTGGGGACAGTTATTTTATAATCACACGtcgtttatattaaaaatagataaagtATACAGTATAAtcgtttagtttagttttaagcTTAAATATGTACAAAGTAACTGTTAAGTATTTATTCATAGTTGCCATATTGGAAACCTAGCATGTTAGTCTTAAGTAAATGTGCCATGTATCAATGTTTTCGAGTTACCGTGCTGGTGTTGTACGTCTACGACAATCGTAAACTTTCTGATTTTTCTTTCTTGTCTACACtcgttatgaaaaaatgataaaaaaaagcACCTTGCCCATGTTTGTAAAAAGAACTGCTCAAGTACCAAGTGCAATTCGATCCCCATGGGTTACTATGGCGACCAAACTGgttttgtatacaaaaaaaaaatgtttattcatcccgaaaatatgagtttacaaaacggaagaacaatttattcaaaattacactTAATTTTTCCTAgagtgaaaatagaaaaacgaaaatttttaatttatcaatctGTATTTTCTATAGActtgttgtttttcaattttcggtAGAAAAAAGTAGTTTTCAGTTTTAATCGATTCTATAGACTGCTTCTCGCGTCAAATGGGcaaaaagtagttcaaatgtattaTCGAAAGTTTTTGAAATCTGATTTTAATACTACATCATCGacattcttttataaatttttttagtaacaaaatagttcaaatatacCTATACATATTTTTACCGAAATCGCTGTTGTGTTCTTGCTTTAACTGACCTGAAAGTAGTTCGAATGtacaaaacaaatcaaaaatcgACGTGGCTCTACTTCTGAAAGACAATTAAGTAGTTCATATGTACTGACGCAGGTTTCTTCTACTAACGCTGTTGATTGTATAATTCTGGCGTCTAATAGataaaaagtagttcaaatgtattaGCTAACTTATCTATTAATTCtatttgacgaattttttgaaatttgggaTTCAATATAGAATCGAAGTTTTTGTATTACATTTGACACAATCTACATCGATTATTGACAgcaaagtagttcaaatgtttttatttatcaagtAATTTAATCGGGCGAAAAAGTAgtagaacatttttttgatttacattttctcttttcaaaCAAAAAGTAGTTCAAGTGTCCCTTTTTTGGTTTTCCAGTCTTTGTTACTCAATAAAGTATTGAGTTTGTTAAAATTTTGcatgataaacattttttttccaatacaaAAATTCTGtgtcatattttgttttatttttgttgtaatgTTGGTagttatccatttttttttcgtatatttcaaGTAGGCCGTGTGACTGTCCCGAATgtgcatttatatttttatttgtaaataaattatttgttataatgtTAAATAGAagaatgtatttttattatttcgtatgtgcagtaaatttattattattattattgcaaGACTGATATTTTGAATGTTGCGAgtttttgtgtaaaaaataaaaattatactttgaaaaatattttcctttcctCATAAACACATAATATAAACCAtcaaattcataaataatatacGAGGGGACAATAAGAAATCTCGATAAATCAAAcgtaaattatcaaatatacggggggaaacaaaaaaaatcgattataatcgagtcatttttattcatcattAGTAACATACAAAGTTGAAATCACCTGTAACTAAAATGATCAAAAAGTCGTTGATGTAAAGAAAATATCGAACATCCAGTAGATGCTAAGTTGAAGagagaaaaatttgtttgtttccgtagaaaaaattgagtatacaaaaaattatttcgacaGAGttgacaatttgaaaaaattcactcCGCCATTCGAGTTTCATTATctcaactaaaaataaatattaacacctttttttttcgaaaaagtgtATCACTGGAtggtaaaaagtaaaaattttatatacatttcaCCATAACTAGTGCCTTGATTGgttcttatcaatttttaagTCATTCTAAACGAAATTAATATGGTGCGTATCTTCTCGGAGGTGATGCACCCCTTAAACCCGGCctgcaaacaaaaattttattaaaaaaacacaaaatttccaaaaaaaaatatataaacaaattgccATAAAAACGTTTCAACATACTAAAAgtcattaaaatatgaaaaattttaaactctaattatatatttaatacgAGGGTGAATCAATACAATGATTTTCTCAATGTTTCGACTTTTTAACTGAAATGTTCCTGCTTCTATCTAGAAGCACCTATCAAAACTGTCATTTTGTACCACGTGATTTTagcaaaaaatagaaagtgTATTCAATAGGCATTAAAAGAAACCGACAAAAAAATACGTTCacgttaaaaaatatcaaaaattttgagcGCGCAATTTTGTAATTGGGGATCCATTACAATTCAATAAATACTTGAATTGGAACTGCGCTAAAAGTGCGTTTGTAAACCAGATTAGATTGGCTCCAAAATGATCACGAACACAATCTAGTGATCATATTAATGAGGTTTTGCGCAGTTTTCGAGCTGAAAATTTACCATAACACATCAATaactgaaaaacaattttttaaatacaggatacactagaaaataaaagtttttaacagTGTTTCCAAGAGCGATATGTGCCAATGGGCATGCCAAATACGTTTGGTTAAAAATCAACCACAAATACCTTCAAGTGACCATATGAACAAGACTTGCGCAGTTTCTTAATCGAATAATACACTAGAGACTGAAAAACAgtataaacagaaataaatcaaatctgcGCTGAAGCAGATCAAAGTGAATTTGTGAATCGATCTTGCTGAAAATCAACCTCAAACACAACAGATTGACCTTATGGACAAGTTTTTGCGCAGTTTTTATGCCGTAGAATTGCTAAAACATGATGCGAGACTAAGAACAATTTAAACTGTTGGTTCCTTAGAATAAATCTGGGCTTTGTGGTGGTCAAACGTGAGTTTGTAAACTAGATTTGTACATAATCAATCTCAAATATCATCGGTTGACAATAGACTAGTTTTTGCGCATTTTCCTAACTGAGAATTCTCTACAACACGTGTAAAaacagtttaaacaaaaataaatctgcGCTGAAGCAGATCAAAGTGAATTTGTGAATCGATCTTGCTGAAAATCAACCTTAAACCGAACAGAGTGAcctaatagaataatttttgggCAATTTTACAAACGAGAATCCCCATGACGCACTAGAAATTAAGAAAACAGTGGATTTACTAGAGCAAACCTGCGCTAAACAAGACCCAAAACGAATTAGTCGCGCTTACTGATAGTCAACCTAAAACACCATCGAATAACCATATGGATGAATTTTTGCGCAGTTTCTATTCCAGTGAGTGACAATTTTTACGTAATTCCCTATAACATAATAGACACTAACACGCCATATTAATCTTATCGACGAGTTTTGCGCAGTTTCTAAGCCGCGGATCAACCAAAATATAccggaaaataaaaaacaatgtaaaccgaagtttttttaaatgaatctgCGCTAATTTCGAATGAATTTGCGCTAAAGGTGGCAAAAATTGCTTCGGAGTTATTAGAAGCGACGAATGTGGATTAAAATACACAATTTGCGCAAAATTTACCTCGAACACAATCTAGTGACCATATGGACGAGTtccttatataatatataataatatggaCAAATTTTTGCGCAATTTCCCATAACACAATAGTCACTAACAGAATCTAATTTGAAGTAAATCTGCGCAGTTGCGGAAACGCCATAGCGAACTTATCTACAAGTTTTTGTGCAATTTCATTTCAGGAATCCTTTATACACTAAAAAACAGTGGGTTTCTCGAATAAGTTTGCGCTTGAACACAATACACTTAAAAAACAGTACACATCGTGTAAATATGCGCAATATACGTTTTCGACCAATAAAATTGCGACGAACGTTTTTTTGAGTGCACATCCTGTATAATCCACATCGACTaacccaaaaattttttttattacaataaccTACAAATTGGGTTAAGAATCCACCTTATTCTCCAGTTATAACCCCTACTGACTATTTCTAAGTGACGGATTTCATTGAGGCGTCCTCGTAACTTACCTTCTATCGTCGAACGAATCTCTGCTAAAATCCTCGTACATTCGACTGCTTCTCAAACCGCTCGGAGGCGGCGTTCTCCTACTAAACATACCGTAATCGCTGGCGCTTCTCGAATAACTGCTCTCCCTCAAGCTACTAGCCATACCGCTAGAAGGACCGCCTCTCAAACCGATAGTCGGCATAGGCGGTAACGGTTCACGACGTGGCGGTAACGGCGGCGGCATAAAATCTCGTGCGCTACCGCCGCGTATACCGACATCTCGACTGCTCGCTATGCCGGAATAACGACGTTCGTATAAATCTCGAGAATCTTCGAATCGTCTGTCGTAGTAAGCGTCGTAACCGTcctgttttccaaaaaaaaaaagaaaagaaaaaata of the Diorhabda carinulata isolate Delta chromosome 7, icDioCari1.1, whole genome shotgun sequence genome contains:
- the LOC130896253 gene encoding bone morphogenetic protein receptor type-1B isoform X5: MMPPTKKNGRKRVKKTNVKRCYCEGHCPDNQYNGTCEIRTGGVCFTSVEAVYDDSQDKDVPLYTYGCLPDDERGLMQCKGHLVPHEQSKSIQCCNDKDLCNLSLRPTYPERPTTETPGFGPADSLPFTVLLTTVTFCLTLVLLVVAIVFIKNRRKEMQRKFGLYGKGYSDEKYPQMEVHGPLVSLIEQSSGSGSGLPILVQRTISKQIQMVHSVGKGRYGEVWLAKWRGTKVAVKVFFTTEEQSWFRETEIYQTVLMRHENLLGFIAADIKGTGSWTQMLLITDYHEFGSLYDYLQDHCLDPTSLLLMAQSIASGLSHLHIEIFGTKGKPAIAHRDIKSKNILVKRNGECCIADFGLAVKYLSDTKEIDVPPNVRSGTRRYMAPELLDKSMNVHNFEAHKMADMYAFALVMWEMSRRCVTGDKLKVADEYAVPYYDCVPSDPSFEDMQQVVCAKKIRPQIPSRWDSEEVLQCLSKVMQECWHTNPDVRLTALRVKKTLSKLDTDTTIKIV
- the LOC130896253 gene encoding bone morphogenetic protein receptor type-1B isoform X2; its protein translation is MMPPTKKNGRKRVKKTNVKRCYCEGHCPDNQYNGTCEIRTGGVCFTSVEAVYDDSQDKDVPLYTYGCLPDDERGLMQCKGHLVPHEQSKSIQCCNDKDLCNLSLRPTYPERPTTETPGFGPADSLPFTVLLTTVTFCLTLVLLVVAIVFIKNRRKEMQRKFGLYGKGYSDEKYPQMEVHGPLVSLIEQSSGSGSGLPILVQRTISKQIQMVHSVGKGRYGEVWLAKWRGTKVAVKVFFTTEEQSWFRETEIYQTVLMRHENLLGFIAADIKGTGSWTQMLLITDYHEFGSLYDYLQDHCLDPTSLLLMAQSIASGLSHLHIEIFGTKGKPAIAHRDIKSKNILVKRNGECCIADFGLAVKYLSDTKVSDQKIIFDPPCTIIFQEIDVPPNVRSGTRRYMAPELLDKSMNVHNFEAHKMADMYAFALVMWEMSRRCVTGDKLKVADEYAVPYYDCVPSDPSFEDMQQVVCAKKIRPQIPSRWDSEEVLQCLSKVMQECWHTNPDVRLTALRVKKTLSKLDTDTTIKIV
- the LOC130896253 gene encoding bone morphogenetic protein receptor type-1B isoform X4, translating into MYDELVKRCYCEGHCPDNQYNGTCEIRTGGVCFTSVEAVYDDSQDKDVPLYTYGCLPDDERGLMQCKGHLVPHEQSKSIQCCNDKDLCNLSLRPTYPERPTTETPGFGPADSLPFTVLLTTVTFCLTLVLLVVAIVFIKNRRKEMQRKFGLYGKGYSDEKYPQMEVHGPLVSLIEQSSGSGSGLPILVQRTISKQIQMVHSVGKGRYGEVWLAKWRGTKVAVKVFFTTEEQSWFRETEIYQTVLMRHENLLGFIAADIKGTGSWTQMLLITDYHEFGSLYDYLQDHCLDPTSLLLMAQSIASGLSHLHIEIFGTKGKPAIAHRDIKSKNILVKRNGECCIADFGLAVKYLSDTKVSDQKIIFDPPCTIIFQEIDVPPNVRSGTRRYMAPELLDKSMNVHNFEAHKMADMYAFALVMWEMSRRCVTGDKLKVADEYAVPYYDCVPSDPSFEDMQQVVCAKKIRPQIPSRWDSEEVLQCLSKVMQECWHTNPDVRLTALRVKKTLSKLDTDTTIKIV
- the LOC130896253 gene encoding bone morphogenetic protein receptor type-1B isoform X3, yielding MVNSRELAVKSASFIHFPSATNIIQTLKRCYCEGHCPDNQYNGTCEIRTGGVCFTSVEAVYDDSQDKDVPLYTYGCLPDDERGLMQCKGHLVPHEQSKSIQCCNDKDLCNLSLRPTYPERPTTETPGFGPADSLPFTVLLTTVTFCLTLVLLVVAIVFIKNRRKEMQRKFGLYGKGYSDEKYPQMEVHGPLVSLIEQSSGSGSGLPILVQRTISKQIQMVHSVGKGRYGEVWLAKWRGTKVAVKVFFTTEEQSWFRETEIYQTVLMRHENLLGFIAADIKGTGSWTQMLLITDYHEFGSLYDYLQDHCLDPTSLLLMAQSIASGLSHLHIEIFGTKGKPAIAHRDIKSKNILVKRNGECCIADFGLAVKYLSDTKEIDVPPNVRSGTRRYMAPELLDKSMNVHNFEAHKMADMYAFALVMWEMSRRCVTGDKLKVADEYAVPYYDCVPSDPSFEDMQQVVCAKKIRPQIPSRWDSEEVLQCLSKVMQECWHTNPDVRLTALRVKKTLSKLDTDTTIKIV
- the LOC130896253 gene encoding bone morphogenetic protein receptor type-1B isoform X1, coding for MVNSRELAVKSASFIHFPSATNIIQTLKRCYCEGHCPDNQYNGTCEIRTGGVCFTSVEAVYDDSQDKDVPLYTYGCLPDDERGLMQCKGHLVPHEQSKSIQCCNDKDLCNLSLRPTYPERPTTETPGFGPADSLPFTVLLTTVTFCLTLVLLVVAIVFIKNRRKEMQRKFGLYGKGYSDEKYPQMEVHGPLVSLIEQSSGSGSGLPILVQRTISKQIQMVHSVGKGRYGEVWLAKWRGTKVAVKVFFTTEEQSWFRETEIYQTVLMRHENLLGFIAADIKGTGSWTQMLLITDYHEFGSLYDYLQDHCLDPTSLLLMAQSIASGLSHLHIEIFGTKGKPAIAHRDIKSKNILVKRNGECCIADFGLAVKYLSDTKVSDQKIIFDPPCTIIFQEIDVPPNVRSGTRRYMAPELLDKSMNVHNFEAHKMADMYAFALVMWEMSRRCVTGDKLKVADEYAVPYYDCVPSDPSFEDMQQVVCAKKIRPQIPSRWDSEEVLQCLSKVMQECWHTNPDVRLTALRVKKTLSKLDTDTTIKIV
- the LOC130896253 gene encoding bone morphogenetic protein receptor type-1B isoform X6, whose product is MYDELVKRCYCEGHCPDNQYNGTCEIRTGGVCFTSVEAVYDDSQDKDVPLYTYGCLPDDERGLMQCKGHLVPHEQSKSIQCCNDKDLCNLSLRPTYPERPTTETPGFGPADSLPFTVLLTTVTFCLTLVLLVVAIVFIKNRRKEMQRKFGLYGKGYSDEKYPQMEVHGPLVSLIEQSSGSGSGLPILVQRTISKQIQMVHSVGKGRYGEVWLAKWRGTKVAVKVFFTTEEQSWFRETEIYQTVLMRHENLLGFIAADIKGTGSWTQMLLITDYHEFGSLYDYLQDHCLDPTSLLLMAQSIASGLSHLHIEIFGTKGKPAIAHRDIKSKNILVKRNGECCIADFGLAVKYLSDTKEIDVPPNVRSGTRRYMAPELLDKSMNVHNFEAHKMADMYAFALVMWEMSRRCVTGDKLKVADEYAVPYYDCVPSDPSFEDMQQVVCAKKIRPQIPSRWDSEEVLQCLSKVMQECWHTNPDVRLTALRVKKTLSKLDTDTTIKIV